In one Vidua chalybeata isolate OUT-0048 chromosome 4, bVidCha1 merged haplotype, whole genome shotgun sequence genomic region, the following are encoded:
- the RBM47 gene encoding RNA-binding protein 47 isoform X2, protein MVLGAEVGSRFYHAVNEFDTMTAEDSTARMSNDSTNVATTKVPEGVAGAPNEAALLALMARTGYSMIQENGQRKYGGPPPGWEGLHPPRGCEVFVGKIPRDVYEDELVPVFESVGRIYEMRLMMDFDGKNRGYAFVMYTQKHEAKRAVRELNNYEIRPGRLLGVCCSVDNCRLFIGGIPKMKKREEILEEIAKVTEGVLDVIVYASAADKMKNRGFAFVEYESHRAAAMARRKLMPGRIQLWGHQIAVDWAEPEIDVDEDVMETVKILYVRNLMIETTEDTIKKVFGQFNPGCVERVKKIRDYAFVHFTTREDAIHAMNNLNGVELEGSCLEVTLAKPVDKEQYTRYQKAAKGGAAATSEVTQQPNYVYSCDPYTLAYYGYPYNALIGPNRDYFVKGSIRGRGRGAAGNRAPGPRGSYLGGYSAGRGIYSRYHEGKGKQQEKGFELVPNLELPAVNPVAIKPGAVAIPAIGAQYSMFQAAPPAKMMEDGKIHTVEHIINPIAVQQDPASAAAAAAAAAAAVIPAVSTPPPFQGRPITPVYTMTPNMQRIPAAGIYGTSYVPFAAPAAATATIATLQKNAAAAAAAAYGGYAGYIPPAFPAATIQVPIHDVYQTY, encoded by the exons GTTTTATCACGCTGTGAATGAGTTTGACACCATGACCGCTGAGGATTCCACTGCAAGGATGAGCAATGATTCCACTAATGTGGCCACCACAAAAGTCCCTGAAGGTGTTGCTGGGGCGCCCAAcgaggcagctctgctggccctCATGGCCCGCACTGGATACAGTATGATCCAGGAGAACGGGCAACGCAAGTATGGAGGCCCTCCTCCCGGCTGGGAGGGCCTGCACCCTCCTCGTGGCTGTGAAGTCTTTGTGGGCAAAATCCCCCGCGATGTCTATGAAGATGAGCTCGTCCCCGTCTTCGAGTCTGTTGGCCGCATCTACGAGATGCGCTTGATGATGGATTTTGATGGGAAGAACCGTGGCTACGCCTTCGTGATGTACACACAGAAGCACGAGGCGAAGCGTGCTGTCAGGGAGCTGAACAACTATGAAATCCGCCCCGGCAGGCTGCTGGGTGTGTGCTGCAGTGTGGATAACTGCCGGCTCTTCATTGGAGGCATTCCCAAGATGAAGAAGAGAGAGGAGATCCTGGAAGAGATTGCCAAGGTGACGGAAGGCGTGCTGGATGTCATCGTGTATGCCAGCGCCGCAGACAAGATGAAGAATAGAGGCTTTGCCTTTGTGGAGTATGAAAGTCATCGAGCAGCAGCCATGGCCAGGAGAAAACTCATGCCCGGAAGGATCCAACTGTGGGGACATCAAATTGCTGTTGACTGGGCAGAACCAGAGATAGATGTGGATGAAGATGTCATGGAGACTGTTAAAATCTTATATGTGAGGAATTTAATGATTGAGACCACAGAGGACACCATTAAAAAGGTGTTTGGTCAGTTTAACCCTGGCTGTGTagagagagtgaaaaaaatacgTGACTACGCCTTTGTGCACTTTACAACCAGGGAAGATGCCATTCATGCCATGAACAACCTTAATGGTGTTGAACTAGAGGGCTCATGCCTGGAGGTTACTTTGGCCAAGCCAGTAGACAAGGAGCAATACACTCGCTaccagaaagcagcaaaaggaggggctgcagcaaCCTCCGAAGTAACTCAGCAACCTAACTATGTTTACTCTTGTGATCCATACACACTAGCATACTATGGATATCCATACAATGCCTTGATCGGGCCCAACAGAGATTACTTTGTGAAAG GCAGCATACGAGGCAGAGGGCGAGGTGCAGCTGGCAACAGAGCTCCGGGTCCCAGGGGCTCCTACCTGGGGGGATACTCCGCTGGCCGTGGAATCTACAGCAGGTACCATgaaggcaaaggaaaacagcaagagAAGGGATTTGAACTGGTTCCCAACTTGGAGTTACCTGCAGTCAATCCAGTGGCCATTAAGCCTGGTGCAG TGGCCATCCCTGCCATTGGTGCCCAGTACTCCATGTTTCAGGCCGCACCGCCAGCCAAGATGATGGAAGATGGCAAAATCCACACTGTTGAGCACATCATCAACCCTATAGCTGTCCAGCAGGACCCAGCTAGTGCAGCAGCTGCCGCAGCAGCCGCAGCCGCAGCTGTAATACCAGCTGTCTCAACGCCTCCTCCCTTCCAG GGCCGCCCCATCACACCGGTGTACACCATGACTCCCAACATGCAGCGGATCCCTGCCGCTGGGATTTACGGGACAAGTTATGTGCCATTTGCGGCGCCTGCTGCGGCCACGGCGACAATAGCCACGCTACAGAAGAacgccgccgctgctgctgctgctgcctacGGAGGATACGCTGGCTACATCCCCCCGGCATTCCCAGCTGCCACCATCCAGGTGCCCATCCACGACGTCTACCAGACGTACTGA
- the RBM47 gene encoding RNA-binding protein 47 isoform X1 encodes MVLGAEVGSRFYHAVNEFDTMTAEDSTARMSNDSTNVATTKVPEGVAGAPNEAALLALMARTGYSMIQENGQRKYGGPPPGWEGLHPPRGCEVFVGKIPRDVYEDELVPVFESVGRIYEMRLMMDFDGKNRGYAFVMYTQKHEAKRAVRELNNYEIRPGRLLGVCCSVDNCRLFIGGIPKMKKREEILEEIAKVTEGVLDVIVYASAADKMKNRGFAFVEYESHRAAAMARRKLMPGRIQLWGHQIAVDWAEPEIDVDEDVMETVKILYVRNLMIETTEDTIKKVFGQFNPGCVERVKKIRDYAFVHFTTREDAIHAMNNLNGVELEGSCLEVTLAKPVDKEQYTRYQKAAKGGAAATSEVTQQPNYVYSCDPYTLAYYGYPYNALIGPNRDYFVKAGSIRGRGRGAAGNRAPGPRGSYLGGYSAGRGIYSRYHEGKGKQQEKGFELVPNLELPAVNPVAIKPGAVAIPAIGAQYSMFQAAPPAKMMEDGKIHTVEHIINPIAVQQDPASAAAAAAAAAAAVIPAVSTPPPFQGRPITPVYTMTPNMQRIPAAGIYGTSYVPFAAPAAATATIATLQKNAAAAAAAAYGGYAGYIPPAFPAATIQVPIHDVYQTY; translated from the exons GTTTTATCACGCTGTGAATGAGTTTGACACCATGACCGCTGAGGATTCCACTGCAAGGATGAGCAATGATTCCACTAATGTGGCCACCACAAAAGTCCCTGAAGGTGTTGCTGGGGCGCCCAAcgaggcagctctgctggccctCATGGCCCGCACTGGATACAGTATGATCCAGGAGAACGGGCAACGCAAGTATGGAGGCCCTCCTCCCGGCTGGGAGGGCCTGCACCCTCCTCGTGGCTGTGAAGTCTTTGTGGGCAAAATCCCCCGCGATGTCTATGAAGATGAGCTCGTCCCCGTCTTCGAGTCTGTTGGCCGCATCTACGAGATGCGCTTGATGATGGATTTTGATGGGAAGAACCGTGGCTACGCCTTCGTGATGTACACACAGAAGCACGAGGCGAAGCGTGCTGTCAGGGAGCTGAACAACTATGAAATCCGCCCCGGCAGGCTGCTGGGTGTGTGCTGCAGTGTGGATAACTGCCGGCTCTTCATTGGAGGCATTCCCAAGATGAAGAAGAGAGAGGAGATCCTGGAAGAGATTGCCAAGGTGACGGAAGGCGTGCTGGATGTCATCGTGTATGCCAGCGCCGCAGACAAGATGAAGAATAGAGGCTTTGCCTTTGTGGAGTATGAAAGTCATCGAGCAGCAGCCATGGCCAGGAGAAAACTCATGCCCGGAAGGATCCAACTGTGGGGACATCAAATTGCTGTTGACTGGGCAGAACCAGAGATAGATGTGGATGAAGATGTCATGGAGACTGTTAAAATCTTATATGTGAGGAATTTAATGATTGAGACCACAGAGGACACCATTAAAAAGGTGTTTGGTCAGTTTAACCCTGGCTGTGTagagagagtgaaaaaaatacgTGACTACGCCTTTGTGCACTTTACAACCAGGGAAGATGCCATTCATGCCATGAACAACCTTAATGGTGTTGAACTAGAGGGCTCATGCCTGGAGGTTACTTTGGCCAAGCCAGTAGACAAGGAGCAATACACTCGCTaccagaaagcagcaaaaggaggggctgcagcaaCCTCCGAAGTAACTCAGCAACCTAACTATGTTTACTCTTGTGATCCATACACACTAGCATACTATGGATATCCATACAATGCCTTGATCGGGCCCAACAGAGATTACTTTGTGAAAG CAGGCAGCATACGAGGCAGAGGGCGAGGTGCAGCTGGCAACAGAGCTCCGGGTCCCAGGGGCTCCTACCTGGGGGGATACTCCGCTGGCCGTGGAATCTACAGCAGGTACCATgaaggcaaaggaaaacagcaagagAAGGGATTTGAACTGGTTCCCAACTTGGAGTTACCTGCAGTCAATCCAGTGGCCATTAAGCCTGGTGCAG TGGCCATCCCTGCCATTGGTGCCCAGTACTCCATGTTTCAGGCCGCACCGCCAGCCAAGATGATGGAAGATGGCAAAATCCACACTGTTGAGCACATCATCAACCCTATAGCTGTCCAGCAGGACCCAGCTAGTGCAGCAGCTGCCGCAGCAGCCGCAGCCGCAGCTGTAATACCAGCTGTCTCAACGCCTCCTCCCTTCCAG GGCCGCCCCATCACACCGGTGTACACCATGACTCCCAACATGCAGCGGATCCCTGCCGCTGGGATTTACGGGACAAGTTATGTGCCATTTGCGGCGCCTGCTGCGGCCACGGCGACAATAGCCACGCTACAGAAGAacgccgccgctgctgctgctgctgcctacGGAGGATACGCTGGCTACATCCCCCCGGCATTCCCAGCTGCCACCATCCAGGTGCCCATCCACGACGTCTACCAGACGTACTGA
- the RBM47 gene encoding RNA-binding protein 47 isoform X3, whose protein sequence is MTAEDSTARMSNDSTNVATTKVPEGVAGAPNEAALLALMARTGYSMIQENGQRKYGGPPPGWEGLHPPRGCEVFVGKIPRDVYEDELVPVFESVGRIYEMRLMMDFDGKNRGYAFVMYTQKHEAKRAVRELNNYEIRPGRLLGVCCSVDNCRLFIGGIPKMKKREEILEEIAKVTEGVLDVIVYASAADKMKNRGFAFVEYESHRAAAMARRKLMPGRIQLWGHQIAVDWAEPEIDVDEDVMETVKILYVRNLMIETTEDTIKKVFGQFNPGCVERVKKIRDYAFVHFTTREDAIHAMNNLNGVELEGSCLEVTLAKPVDKEQYTRYQKAAKGGAAATSEVTQQPNYVYSCDPYTLAYYGYPYNALIGPNRDYFVKAGSIRGRGRGAAGNRAPGPRGSYLGGYSAGRGIYSRYHEGKGKQQEKGFELVPNLELPAVNPVAIKPGAVAIPAIGAQYSMFQAAPPAKMMEDGKIHTVEHIINPIAVQQDPASAAAAAAAAAAAVIPAVSTPPPFQGRPITPVYTMTPNMQRIPAAGIYGTSYVPFAAPAAATATIATLQKNAAAAAAAAYGGYAGYIPPAFPAATIQVPIHDVYQTY, encoded by the exons ATGACCGCTGAGGATTCCACTGCAAGGATGAGCAATGATTCCACTAATGTGGCCACCACAAAAGTCCCTGAAGGTGTTGCTGGGGCGCCCAAcgaggcagctctgctggccctCATGGCCCGCACTGGATACAGTATGATCCAGGAGAACGGGCAACGCAAGTATGGAGGCCCTCCTCCCGGCTGGGAGGGCCTGCACCCTCCTCGTGGCTGTGAAGTCTTTGTGGGCAAAATCCCCCGCGATGTCTATGAAGATGAGCTCGTCCCCGTCTTCGAGTCTGTTGGCCGCATCTACGAGATGCGCTTGATGATGGATTTTGATGGGAAGAACCGTGGCTACGCCTTCGTGATGTACACACAGAAGCACGAGGCGAAGCGTGCTGTCAGGGAGCTGAACAACTATGAAATCCGCCCCGGCAGGCTGCTGGGTGTGTGCTGCAGTGTGGATAACTGCCGGCTCTTCATTGGAGGCATTCCCAAGATGAAGAAGAGAGAGGAGATCCTGGAAGAGATTGCCAAGGTGACGGAAGGCGTGCTGGATGTCATCGTGTATGCCAGCGCCGCAGACAAGATGAAGAATAGAGGCTTTGCCTTTGTGGAGTATGAAAGTCATCGAGCAGCAGCCATGGCCAGGAGAAAACTCATGCCCGGAAGGATCCAACTGTGGGGACATCAAATTGCTGTTGACTGGGCAGAACCAGAGATAGATGTGGATGAAGATGTCATGGAGACTGTTAAAATCTTATATGTGAGGAATTTAATGATTGAGACCACAGAGGACACCATTAAAAAGGTGTTTGGTCAGTTTAACCCTGGCTGTGTagagagagtgaaaaaaatacgTGACTACGCCTTTGTGCACTTTACAACCAGGGAAGATGCCATTCATGCCATGAACAACCTTAATGGTGTTGAACTAGAGGGCTCATGCCTGGAGGTTACTTTGGCCAAGCCAGTAGACAAGGAGCAATACACTCGCTaccagaaagcagcaaaaggaggggctgcagcaaCCTCCGAAGTAACTCAGCAACCTAACTATGTTTACTCTTGTGATCCATACACACTAGCATACTATGGATATCCATACAATGCCTTGATCGGGCCCAACAGAGATTACTTTGTGAAAG CAGGCAGCATACGAGGCAGAGGGCGAGGTGCAGCTGGCAACAGAGCTCCGGGTCCCAGGGGCTCCTACCTGGGGGGATACTCCGCTGGCCGTGGAATCTACAGCAGGTACCATgaaggcaaaggaaaacagcaagagAAGGGATTTGAACTGGTTCCCAACTTGGAGTTACCTGCAGTCAATCCAGTGGCCATTAAGCCTGGTGCAG TGGCCATCCCTGCCATTGGTGCCCAGTACTCCATGTTTCAGGCCGCACCGCCAGCCAAGATGATGGAAGATGGCAAAATCCACACTGTTGAGCACATCATCAACCCTATAGCTGTCCAGCAGGACCCAGCTAGTGCAGCAGCTGCCGCAGCAGCCGCAGCCGCAGCTGTAATACCAGCTGTCTCAACGCCTCCTCCCTTCCAG GGCCGCCCCATCACACCGGTGTACACCATGACTCCCAACATGCAGCGGATCCCTGCCGCTGGGATTTACGGGACAAGTTATGTGCCATTTGCGGCGCCTGCTGCGGCCACGGCGACAATAGCCACGCTACAGAAGAacgccgccgctgctgctgctgctgcctacGGAGGATACGCTGGCTACATCCCCCCGGCATTCCCAGCTGCCACCATCCAGGTGCCCATCCACGACGTCTACCAGACGTACTGA